A genomic segment from Candidatus Brocadia sinica JPN1 encodes:
- a CDS encoding B12-binding domain-containing radical SAM protein has product MKVALVGAELEENLGLRYIASALEHKGHKVEIVPFNSEFDISDAVKRVIAFSPQITGLSMMFTGRAREFCHLAQALREGCYHGHLTAGGPFASFNSEHLLRDFTAFDSVCLGEGEHIVSMLADHLEDLSRVYGLCYRKSDGSVTTNLATDNQDNLDALSFPKRITFHEYFDKPIASILTSRGCWRNCAFCSINAWYERGGGKKFRVRNVENIVAEMKDLYFHHDVRIFNFQDDNFFLPKPEKALRRFEELREGLQREGIEGIAIAVKARPDSITHDSIRVLDDLGLFRVFLGVENAHENGLRNLNRKCTLDQILNALRILNDFDVHLAYNLLMFEPDTVLDDILVNLRFIERHIENPFNFCRAEAYPGTGLEAKLKTEGRLLGDYFGYDYRLKDPRSEAFHQIANYTFFDRNFSDFGLHYFNMQVDFYFQLLRRFHPEVLTQTLRASVRNFIKQTNLDTYECLCQIYDFVTTADPNDHVMIRGFAREMRERVDERSRGLHVQGESILRWLSNTYDRRGQDARVPRFMSNTGALSFLNCKPMPYSSRDNLEKLEFVTSEAERMDETDLLGVTSAPIPYNVFKSRFAEPKEERR; this is encoded by the coding sequence ATGAAAGTTGCATTGGTAGGCGCAGAATTGGAAGAAAACCTTGGTCTCCGATACATAGCCTCTGCATTAGAACACAAAGGACATAAAGTGGAAATCGTTCCTTTCAATTCAGAGTTTGACATATCGGATGCAGTAAAGCGGGTAATCGCCTTTTCACCACAGATCACCGGCTTGTCTATGATGTTCACAGGCCGCGCGCGAGAATTCTGCCACCTGGCGCAGGCGCTCCGGGAAGGCTGTTATCATGGTCACTTGACGGCAGGTGGTCCCTTCGCCTCGTTCAACTCAGAGCATCTGCTCAGGGATTTTACCGCATTTGATTCGGTCTGTCTGGGTGAGGGCGAACATATCGTTAGTATGTTGGCTGATCATCTAGAAGATCTATCCAGGGTATATGGCCTTTGCTATCGAAAATCTGATGGATCAGTAACAACCAACCTTGCAACGGACAATCAAGATAATCTTGACGCATTATCATTTCCAAAACGTATAACATTCCATGAATATTTTGATAAGCCCATTGCCAGCATTCTGACCAGCCGGGGATGCTGGCGCAACTGTGCCTTTTGCAGCATCAACGCCTGGTATGAAAGGGGAGGCGGAAAGAAGTTTCGGGTGCGAAACGTGGAGAACATCGTAGCAGAGATGAAGGATCTCTACTTTCATCATGATGTTCGTATCTTTAATTTCCAGGACGACAACTTCTTTCTCCCAAAACCAGAAAAGGCTCTTCGCCGCTTTGAGGAGCTGCGAGAAGGACTGCAGCGGGAAGGAATCGAAGGAATTGCCATAGCGGTCAAGGCGCGACCCGATAGCATTACCCACGACTCAATCCGCGTGCTGGACGACCTTGGATTGTTTCGCGTATTTTTAGGAGTAGAAAACGCCCATGAGAATGGGCTACGCAATCTGAACCGCAAATGCACCCTCGATCAGATTTTAAATGCACTGCGTATTCTCAATGACTTTGATGTGCATCTCGCCTATAACTTACTCATGTTTGAGCCTGACACAGTCTTAGATGACATCCTGGTCAACTTACGTTTTATCGAACGGCATATTGAGAATCCATTTAACTTCTGCCGTGCAGAGGCTTACCCCGGTACCGGGTTAGAGGCAAAACTGAAGACTGAAGGCAGGTTGCTTGGTGACTACTTTGGATACGATTACCGGCTTAAAGACCCGCGCTCGGAGGCTTTCCATCAAATCGCTAACTACACATTCTTTGATCGCAATTTCAGCGATTTCGGACTGCACTACTTCAATATGCAAGTGGATTTCTATTTCCAGCTCCTGCGGCGCTTCCACCCGGAAGTGCTAACGCAAACACTGCGTGCATCTGTGCGTAACTTTATCAAGCAGACCAACCTTGATACCTACGAGTGTCTCTGCCAGATCTATGACTTCGTGACAACCGCAGATCCGAACGATCATGTCATGATACGGGGCTTTGCACGCGAGATGAGAGAACGTGTTGACGAAAGGAGCAGGGGCTTGCATGTCCAGGGTGAGTCGATTCTGCGTTGGTTGAGCAACACGTACGACCGTCGTGGTCAGGATGCCAGGGTGCCGAGGTTTATGTCAAATACCGGAGCGCTGTCCTTCCTGAACTGCAAACCTATGCCATATTCTAGCAGGGACAATCTGGAGAAGTTGGAATTTGTGACGTCAGAGGCCGAAAGGATGGATGAGACAGATTTGTTGGGAGTGACGTCAGCGCCAATTCCCTATAACGTATTTAAGAGCCGATTTGCAGAACCAAAAGAAGAAAGGAGGTGA
- the kdsB gene encoding 3-deoxy-manno-octulosonate cytidylyltransferase: protein MKAVVIIPARYASTRLPFKVILPEVKSVTGRYIIEHVYQNVKQARRIHKVIVATDSQLIYDIVKGFGGEAEMTSALHTSGTDRIAEVAGRLDADIIVNVQGDEPEMHASVVDQVIDTLVGDDVAVMATVANAITDAAELRNPNVVKVVLDNRGYALYFSRSQIPYVRDSSDLVNEPGITFLRHLGIYAYQRDFLLQYSKLPASSLEHAEKLEQLRALANGYKIKVAITQYTSRGIDTRDDLMTFLERYRHD, encoded by the coding sequence ATGAAGGCAGTTGTCATAATCCCCGCAAGGTATGCATCGACCAGACTGCCTTTTAAAGTAATCCTGCCGGAAGTCAAGTCTGTCACGGGAAGATATATCATAGAGCATGTCTATCAAAACGTAAAGCAGGCAAGACGAATTCATAAAGTCATTGTTGCTACAGATAGTCAACTTATATACGATATCGTCAAAGGGTTTGGTGGAGAGGCGGAGATGACTTCCGCATTGCATACTTCAGGAACAGACCGGATTGCTGAGGTGGCGGGACGATTAGATGCTGACATCATCGTGAATGTGCAAGGCGATGAACCCGAGATGCATGCGTCTGTGGTTGATCAGGTCATAGATACTTTAGTGGGAGACGATGTTGCGGTCATGGCAACTGTTGCAAATGCGATAACAGATGCAGCAGAATTACGCAATCCGAATGTGGTAAAGGTTGTGCTGGATAATCGTGGATATGCACTCTATTTTTCCCGTTCACAGATTCCTTATGTGCGCGATAGCAGCGATCTGGTCAATGAGCCAGGCATTACATTTCTGCGGCATCTGGGGATTTATGCATATCAGAGGGATTTTCTATTACAATACTCTAAACTTCCAGCCTCGTCTTTGGAGCATGCTGAAAAATTGGAGCAGCTCAGGGCGCTTGCCAATGGTTACAAAATTAAGGTGGCAATTACACAGTATACCTCCAGGGGTATTGATACAAGGGATGATTTGATGACATTTTTGGAAAGATACAGGCATGACTAA
- the nadC gene encoding carboxylating nicotinate-nucleotide diphosphorylase has protein sequence MNRKNKIECEKIDALIQLAIQEDIFTGDITTENLIPENLIVEGAFIAKESGVVAGLPVVEHFFSKLDKNVFFKQLVKEGVFIHKGETIAVVNGRSKGLLSGERIALNFLQRLSGIATLTAQFIERIKPLNTFIMDTRKTIPGWRYLEKYAVAVGGGVNHRMGLYDQVLIKDNHLDIIKNKVLFNISSHDSIIEKAVSFLKQRIKKGILIEVETRTLEEVKNALTAGVDIILFDNMNIQLLNDAVKLVKEWKYNEGKRPPLTEASGNITLENVHLVAQTGVDRISIGALTHSAMALDISLEISI, from the coding sequence GTGAACAGAAAAAATAAAATTGAATGTGAGAAGATAGATGCCCTTATTCAACTTGCTATTCAGGAAGATATTTTTACCGGGGATATTACGACTGAAAATCTCATTCCGGAAAACTTGATTGTAGAAGGAGCATTTATAGCAAAAGAAAGCGGTGTTGTTGCCGGGTTGCCCGTTGTTGAACATTTTTTCTCTAAACTCGACAAGAACGTTTTTTTTAAACAATTGGTGAAGGAAGGAGTCTTCATTCATAAGGGTGAGACCATTGCTGTAGTAAATGGCAGATCGAAGGGTTTACTCTCTGGTGAGCGTATTGCCTTAAACTTTCTTCAGAGACTTTCTGGGATAGCAACTCTAACGGCGCAGTTTATTGAACGTATCAAACCTTTAAATACCTTCATAATGGATACGAGGAAGACCATTCCCGGATGGCGATATCTGGAAAAATATGCAGTGGCAGTGGGTGGTGGGGTTAATCACAGGATGGGCCTCTACGACCAGGTGCTGATAAAGGACAACCATCTGGATATAATAAAAAACAAAGTATTATTTAACATATCTTCTCATGATAGTATTATTGAAAAAGCCGTGTCTTTTTTAAAACAACGAATAAAGAAGGGTATTTTGATCGAGGTAGAAACGAGGACGCTGGAAGAAGTAAAGAATGCTCTTACAGCAGGAGTTGATATCATACTGTTTGATAATATGAACATCCAGCTATTGAATGATGCGGTAAAATTGGTTAAAGAGTGGAAATATAATGAGGGAAAACGTCCGCCACTTACCGAGGCATCCGGAAATATTACCCTGGAAAATGTACATCTTGTGGCACAAACGGGTGTAGACAGAATTTCTATTGGCGCTCTTACCCATTCGGCGATGGCTCTGGATATTTCCTTAGAGATATCTATATAA
- a CDS encoding caspase family protein produces MSKGIALTTGLNAVSPAHYGGWSGELNACEADAKDMAEIARSKGFDVKTLLTKEATRANVIDGINKAASTLTSGDIFMLSYSGHGGQLPDLNSDEADAQDETWCLYDGELVDDEIYSLLGKFAQGVRILVFSDSCHSGTVTKLAYYQSAMRTMGLKGISPEIRYRFMPMEVAVRTYRDNKKFYDPILKDPQLKESRDAVNASVILISGCQDNQLSADGTFNGLFTANLLQVWNEGKFKKGYRAFRRAIVNRMPPDQTPNYFRVGEINRAFEKQKPFTI; encoded by the coding sequence ATGTCAAAAGGGATTGCTTTAACCACGGGATTAAATGCCGTTAGCCCGGCGCACTATGGCGGATGGTCGGGAGAACTCAATGCCTGCGAAGCGGACGCCAAAGACATGGCGGAGATTGCAAGATCAAAAGGGTTTGACGTAAAAACCCTGCTCACCAAAGAAGCCACCCGGGCAAATGTCATCGATGGAATCAACAAGGCGGCCAGCACTTTAACATCCGGCGATATCTTTATGCTGAGCTATTCAGGTCACGGCGGCCAACTCCCCGACCTGAACAGCGATGAAGCTGATGCACAGGATGAAACGTGGTGCCTCTATGATGGAGAACTGGTTGATGACGAAATTTACTCCTTGCTTGGTAAATTTGCGCAGGGTGTGCGTATCCTGGTCTTTTCTGATAGTTGTCACAGTGGCACGGTAACGAAGCTTGCTTATTATCAGTCTGCCATGAGGACAATGGGCTTAAAGGGAATCTCTCCGGAAATTCGGTATCGTTTCATGCCGATGGAAGTGGCGGTACGCACGTATCGTGACAACAAAAAATTTTATGATCCTATCTTAAAAGATCCTCAATTAAAGGAATCACGTGATGCAGTCAATGCCTCCGTAATCCTCATATCCGGCTGTCAGGACAATCAATTGTCAGCCGATGGTACGTTTAACGGATTGTTTACTGCTAATTTGTTACAGGTCTGGAATGAAGGAAAATTTAAAAAGGGATACCGGGCCTTTCGCCGCGCCATCGTCAACCGCATGCCACCCGACCAAACGCCAAACTATTTCCGGGTGGGTGAGATCAACCGCGCCTTTGAAAAACAGAAACCATTTACCATTTAA